In Camelina sativa cultivar DH55 chromosome 16, Cs, whole genome shotgun sequence, a single window of DNA contains:
- the LOC104753441 gene encoding xyloglucan endotransglucosylase/hydrolase protein 2-like has translation MNWIEYMFSIFEFVSVLFLMFTANARARGRGGIDFDKNYVVTWGQNHVLKLNQGKEVELSMDQSSGSGFESKSHYGSGFFQMRIKLPPRDSAGVVTAFYLTSKGNTHDEVDFEFLGNRQGKPIGIQTNVFTNGQGNREQKFVLWFDPSTSFHTYGILWNPYHIVFYVDKIPIRVFKNNKRFGVNYPSKPMQLVASLWNGEEWATSGGKDKINWAYAPFKAQFQGFPEHGCRLDGQSNNRKVCGSTRYWWNNMTYNRLSANEQKAMKDVRAKYMKYDYCSDRPRYPVPPTECRLNK, from the exons atgaattggatagaatatatgttttcaatatttgaatttgtttcGGTACTCTTCTTGATGTTTACGGCTAATGCTAGGGCTCGTGGTCGTGGAGGTATAGATTTTGATAAGAACTACGTCGTAACGTGGGGACAAAATCATGTCTTAAAACTCAACCAAGGGAAAGAAGTTGAGCTTTCCATGGATCAGTCTTCAG GTTCTGGCTTTGAGTCCAAAAGCCATTACGGATCAGGATTCTTTcaaatgagaatcaaattgcCTCCAAGAGATTCTGCCGGTGTTGTCACTGCTTTCTAT TTGACGTCAAAAGGAAACACCCACGATGAGGTCGACTTTGAGTTCTTAGGGAATAGACAAGGGAAACCGATAGGAATCCAAACTAATGTGTTTACCAATGGACAAGGAAATAGAGAACAAAAATTTGTTCTTTGGTTCGATCCCTCCACAAGTTTCCACACTTATGGGATTCTTTGGAATCCATATCAtattgt GTTTTACGTCGACAAAATTCCAATAAGAGTGTTcaagaataacaaaagatttggCGTGAACTATCCATCAAAGCCCATGCAACTAGTGGCTAGTCTTTGGAATGGTGAAGAATGGGCGACAAGCGGTGGTAAGGACAAGATTAATTGGGCATACGCTCCTTTTAAGGCCCAGTTCCAAGGCTTCCCCGAACATGGCTGTCGCCTAGATGGTCAGAGTAATAATAGGAAAGTTTGTGGCTCGACAAGGTACTGGTGGAACAATATGACGTATAATAGGTTAAGTGCAAACGAACAGAAGGCAATGAAGGATGTGAGAGCAAAGTACATGAAATATGATTATTGTTCTGATCGGCCTAGATATCCTGTCCCTCCTACTGAATGTCGATTGAATAAATGA
- the LOC104750009 gene encoding putative xyloglucan endotransglucosylase/hydrolase protein 1, with protein sequence MAINTFIPKLYIYTFVWSRNEKRDILLHEKYSKTTNKMEYILIFGFVWALMLIIKADATRVHGVRGIAINQESGFDENYVVTWGQDHVLKSNQGKEVQLTMDYFSGSGFESKNHYGSGFFQMRIKVFGNNSSGVVTAFYLTSKGDTHDEVDFEFLGNVEGKPITLQTNVYTEGRGNREQRFDLWFDPTIDYHNYGILWNPYHIVFYVDSIPIRVFNNNTSNGVNYPSKPMQVVSSLWNGENWARDGGKTKINWTYAPFKAHFQGLSDSGCHVDDPSNNSKACGSSIYWWNTMMLSVFEQKVYKTVREKYMNYDYCSDQARFSVLPSECRYN encoded by the exons ATGGCAATAAATACGTTTATaccaaaattgtatatatatacatttgtttgGTCAAGAAATGAGAAACGAGATATATTGCTTCACGAGAAGtactcaaaaacaacaaataagatggaatatattttaatatttggttttgtttgggcACTAATGTTGATCATAAAGGCTGATGCCACTAGAGTTCATGGAGTTAGAGGAATTGCCATAAACCAAGAATCTGGTTTTGATGAGAACTATGTGGTTACATGGGGACAAGATCATGTCTTAAAATCCAACCAAGGCAAAGAAGTTCAGCTTACCATGGATTATTTTTCag GTTCTGGCTTTGAGTCCAAAAACCACTACGGATCAGGATTTTTCCAAATGAGAATTAAAGTGTTTGGAAACAATTCTTCTGGCGTTGTCACTGCCTTTTAC TTGACTTCGAAAGGAGACACCCACGACGAGGTTGACTTTGAGTTCTTGGGGAACGTAGAAGGAAAACCAATAACGTTACAGACAAATGTGTACACCGAAGGTAGAGGAAACAGAGAacaaaggtttgatctttggtTCGATCCCACCATTGACTACCACAATTATGGCATTCTTTGGAATCCATACCATATAGT GTTTTACGTGGACAGTATCCCAATAAGAGTGTTCAATAACAACACAAGCAATGGCGTGAACTATCCATCGAAGCCAATGCAAGTAGTGAGTAGTTTGTGGAATGGAGAAAACTGGGCAAGAGATGGTGGTAAAACCAAGATTAATTGGACCTATGCTCCTTTCAAGGCACATTTCCAAGGTCTCTCCGACTCCGGTTGTCACGTCGATGATCCAAGTAACAATTCCAAAGCTTGCGGTTCATCAATATATTGGTGGAACACGATGATGCTAAGTGTCTTCGAGCAGAAGGTCTACAAGACTGTAAGAGAGAAATATATGAACTATGACTATTGTTCTGATCAAGCTAGATTTTCTGTTCTTCCTAGTGAATGTCGATATAATTAA